One Klebsiella electrica genomic window, CTGCCATTTGCTCTTAAAACCATCGATCTCAATAGCGGTGAAAACCAGCAGCCTGGCTGGAAAGGTTACACCGTGACCCGTCGCGTGCCGTTGTTAGAGGTGGAGGATTTCGCGCTTAGCGAATCGTCTGCGATTAGCGAGTATCTTGATGAACGCTTCGCGCCGCCGGAGTGGGAGCGGCTCTATCCCCACGATCTGCAAAAGCGGGCCCGGGCGCGCCAGGTGCAGGCCTGGCTGCGCAGCGATCTGATGCCCATTCGCGAGGAGCGCTCTACCGACGTGGTTTTCGCCGGGCAAAAGAAACCGGAGCTTAGCGCCGCGGGCCGCAAAAGCGCGGAAAAATTATTCGAAACCGCTGCGGAGCTGTTGGCCCACGGCGGCAATAATCTGTTTGGTGAATGGTCGATTGCCGATACTGACCTTGCTCTGATGATCAACCGGCTGGTGCTCAATGGCGATGCGGTCCCGGAGTCGCTGGCGGACTATGCGACATTCCAGTGGCAGCGGGCGTCGGTTCAGCGTTTTGTCGCACTGTCAGCTAAACGCACGGGCTGATTCGCAGCAGCGGTTCCGCTATCATAGGCGCACCGAAATGCGTGGAGACGGAAGAAATGAAGCTGATGTTTGCATCGGATATTCATGGTTCCCTGCCCGCTACTGAACGCGTTCTGGAACGGTTCGCGCAAAGTGGGGCGCAGTGGCTGATTATTCTTGGCGATGTGTTGAACCATGGGCCGCGTAATGCGTTACCCGAAGGGTATGCGCCAGCGGATGTCGCCGTGAAGCTCAACGGCGTCGCGCAGCGCGTGATTGCCGTTCGCGGCAACTGTGACAGCGAAGTCGATCAGATGCTGCTGGAGTTCCCCATGACTGCGCCCTGGCAGCAGGTGCTGAGCGAACGCACCCGCCTGTTTCTGACCCACGGGCATCTGTACAGCCCCGAAAAAATGCCGCCTCTCGCCGCTGGCGATGTGCTGGTTTATGGTCATACTCATATTCCGGTAGCCGAGAAGCGCGGCGATATTTTCCTCTTCAACCCTGGCTCGGTCAGTATTCCCAAAGGGGGATTTCCCGCCAGCTATGGCCTCCTGGAAGGGGACCGATTACAGGTTTTAGCACTTGATGATCATCAGGTTATTGCAGAGGTGGCAATTAACCCGTAATTTACCCCCAACCGTAAAGACGCGCCGCGAGAGCGCTTTCAAAAGTAAGGTTTCCTGATGGCGGAACAGAACGATTTGGCAAGCACAGAATGGGTAGACATTGTTAATGAAAACAATGAGGTGATAGCGCAGTCCAGCCGCGGGCAAATGCGTGCGCAGTGCCTGCGTCATCGGGCAACCTATATTGTTGTTCATGATGGGATGGGCAAAATCCTGGTGCAGCGCCGTACCGAGATAAAAGATTTCCAGCCCGGTATGCTCGACGCCACAGCGGGTGGTGTGGTGCAGGCCGATGAGCAACTGCTGGACTCAGCGCGCCGCGAAGCGGAAGAAGAGCTGGGGATTGCCGGGGTGCCGTTTGCTGACCATGGTCAGTTTTATTATGAAGATAAACACTGTCGCGTCTGGGGAAGCCTGTTTAGCTGTGTGTCGCACGGCCCCTTTGCCTTGCAGGAAGAGGAAGTGAGCGAAGTGTGCTGGCTGACGCCGGAAGAGATTACCGCCCGCTGCGATGAATTCACCCCGGATTCATTAAAAGCGCTGGCGCTGTGGATGACCCGCAACGCCAACAACGATCAGGTGAAAACCGAAAAGCAGGACGAAGCTGAATAGATTTTAGCAGCTATCCCGCAGGCACAAACTGGAGACGATCGTTTTTTGATCGCTCCAGTTTCCGTCATTAAGGCGCGCAAGCAGAGCTCTCCCGGCCTCAATGCCGATCTTATGGTGTGGCACCGTCATTGTTGTTAATGGGGGCTGGCAAACCCGGCTCACATCATGGTTGCCAAATCCAACAACGGCCAGATCGTCAGGTACTTTGATACGCCGACGCTGGCATTCATACAATACTCCGCAGGCCAGCTCATCTGAAACACAGACCAGAGCGTCCAGCTCAGGCCAGGCGAGTAAAAACTCCGGCAATTGCGAAGCACCGGTAGAGAAACTGGGCGGCAGGGCGGCATTAATCACCCGATTCGGTGAGAGATGATGGCGTAGCATCGCTTTATACCAGCCCTGCAGGTGTTGCTGAAAAATCCACTGTTCCTGGTTAGCGCACAGCAGGCCGATGTTCTGGTAGCCACGCTTGATTAACATTTCCGTTAGCTCATACATGGCGGCGACATTATCTATTCCGATATTCATATCAATAGGATCGGCACGCATCGCACCCATCTCCATCACCGGAATAGAGGCATTCTTCAACCAGTGACGGACGGTATCAGAGTGTTCGACGCTGAGCAAAATCGCCGCCGCAATGTTTGATGCCAGCAGCGTTTCGAGTAATTTTTCTTCTTGTTCAAGACGATGCTGCGATTCCGCCAGCATGATCTGGTATCCGGCAGGTTGAAGCACCTGCTGAAGTCCGGCAAACATTTCCGAGCAACCCGCTTCGGAAAGATTGGGGACGACCATGGCAATCGTCCATGAGGAGGCCGAGGCCAGCGCGCTGGCGGCGAGGTTGGGCATATATCCCAGCTCTTGCACCGCGGCTTCAATTTTTTCACGCAGTTTATCGGAAACCTGCTCCGGCGTGCGGAGTGCCCGGGACACGGTCATCGTGCCCACGCCGGCAAGCTGTGCGACATCGGCAAGTGTTACTTTACCGGTACTACGCCGTTTTCGGGTTAGAGACATACACCTTCCTGCTGACCAGACGCGTTTTATTATGATCCCTTGCTGCACGTGACAGGCAGTATACGCCTTAAATCCCTTTTTTTGCTGTGATTTCATCCCATGATTATAATTTGATAGCGCTATCACAATTCTGAATGTTAAACATTGGTAGCGCTATCTTTGTGAGCCTGATCGCAGCCAGGAACGAAGGTGTTGAATAGAGTTTGCTCATCTTTTGCGTTGAAGCGGGAGTAAAAAGTGCTCAAAAACTGGATATATGATACGACCATCACCCTTAAGGATAGCGTTGAGAACTGGCCGCAGGCGCTGGAGCTGTGTGCGAAACCGCTGCTGGATCTGCAGGTGATTTCGCCGGAATACGTTACGGCAATCGTTGAACAACACCGCACATTGGGACCTTATTATGTGCTGGCACCAGGGCTGGCAATGCCGCACGCTCGGCCGGAAGAGGGGGCCAAAGGGCTGGGGCTATCGTTATTAAAACTGAAGAAGGGAGTCTCTTTTGCTGCCGGAGAATTCGATCCCGTGGATGTCATTATTATGCTCGCGGCTCCGGACAAACATAGTCATATCGACATGCTCGCCACACTGGCTGAATTATTTTCCAGTGATGAGGATATGGCTGAATTACATCAGGCAAATACCCTGGAGGAGATAAAAAAGATTATCGACCGCTACTGATTTAATTTCCTGATCCGATTTTTCTCAACATTACGCTCAGGCGTGATGGGGACGAACTCTACTCTAAAAAGGTGATAACAATGAAAATTATGGCTATTTGCGGTTCCGGCCTGGGGAGCAGTTTCATGGTCGAGATGAATATTAAAAAAGTGCTCAAAAAACTGGGTATCGAGGCCGAAGTTGAACACTCCGATCTCTCATCCGCCACGCCCGGTGCGGCCGATCTTTTTGTCATGGCGAAAGATATTGCGGCCAGCGCCAGCGTGCCGGAAAACCAGCTGGTGGTGATCAACAACATCATTGATATCAACGAACTTGAAACGCAACTGCGTACCTGGTTCGACAGAAAATAACCCTGATAAGGCGAGGTGGATATGTTTATCCTTGAAACGCTGAATTTCGTTGTTGATATTTTAAAAGTCCCATCAATACTCGTGGGTTTAATTGCCTTAATCGGTCTGGTGGCGCAGAAAAAGGCTTTTTCGGATGTTGTTAAAGGCACGATTAAAACCATTCTCGGTTTTATTGTGCTGGGCGGTGGCGCCACGGTACTGGTGGGGTCATTAAATCCGTTAGGTGGAATGTTTGAACATGCATTTAATATTCAGGGCATCATTCCAAATAATGAAGCGATTGTCTCGATTGCGCTGGAGAAATATGGTGCATCTACTGCACTGATTATGGCGTTCGGGATGGTGGCGAATATTATTGTTGCCCGTTTTACCCGTCTGAAATACATCTTCCTGACGGGGCATCATACGTTCTACATGGCATGCATGATTGGCGTGATCCTGACGGTAGCCGGTTTTGAGGGCATTGGCCTGGTCTTTACCGGCTCGCTGATCCTCGGTCTGATTATGGCCTTTTTCCCGGCCATTGCGCAGCGTTATATGAAACGTATTACCGGCAATGATGACATCGCTTTCGGGCATTTCGGTACTTTAGGTTACGTGATCTCGGGCTGGATTGGCAGCAAGTTCGGAAAAGGCTCCCGCTCTACCGAAGAGATGAACCTGCCGAAGAATTTAAGCTTCCTGCGCGACAGTTCTATCTCAATCTCGCTGACCATGATGATTATCTACCTGATCATGGCGGTTAGCGCCGGACGTGAGTATGTAGAGGCGACCTTTAGCGGCGGCCAGAACTACCTCGTGTACGCCATTATCATGGCGATTACCTTCGCGGCAGGGGTGTTTATTATCCTGCAGGGCGTGCGCCTGATTCTGGCGGAGATCGTTCCGGCCTTTACCGGCTTTTCAGAAAAACTGGTGCCTAATGCGCGTCCTGCGCTGGACTGCCCGGTGGTCTACCCCTATGCGCCAAACGCGGTGTTGATTGGCTTCCTGTTCAGCTTCCTGGGCGGCCTGGTGGGGCTGTTCATCTGCGGTCAGTTTAGCTGGGTGCTGATCCTGCCGGGCGTGGTGCCGCACTTCTTTACCGGCGCGACGGCGGGCGTGTTTGGAAACGCTACCGGCGGACGCCGCGGCGCGATGATTGGCGCGTTTGCCAATGGTTTGCTGATCACTTTCCTGCCGGTGCTGCTGTTGCCGGTGCTGGGCGCCATTGGCTTTGCTAACACCACCTTCTCCGACACCGATTTCGGCGCGGTCGGGATTGTGTTGGGCAACCTGGCGCGCTTCCTGTCGCCACTGGCCATCACCGGGCTTGTTGTGGCGTTGTTCGCGCTGCTGGTGGCGTACAACGTGTTCGCTAAAAACAAATCTGCGGGCGGTAATTCACAGGAAAACACCGGAGCCAAATCATGAATGTGAATGAGATAACCCATCTGGCGCGTGAGATCCGCGTCGAGACCCTGAAGTCACTGACCCGGCTGGGTTTTGGTCACTACGGTGGCAGTATGTCGGTCGTTGAAACGCTGGCGGTTTTATACGGTGCGGTAATGAAAATTGACCCCGCCGATCCGGACTGGCCGGAGCGAGACTACTTTGTCCTGTCAAAAGGGCACGCTGGCCCGGCGCTGTACAGTACGCTCGCGATCAAAGGTTACTTCCCGATGGAAGAGTTGAGCACGCTGAATCAGAACGGTACACGCTTGCCAAGTCATCCGGATCGTCTGAAAACGCGTGGCGTGGATGCCACCACGGGTTCGCTGGGACAGGGGATCTCAATTGCAGGCGGAATGGCGCTGTCGCATAAGCTGGCAGGTCGACCCAACCGGGTTTTCTGCATTGTCGGCGATGGCGAGCTGAACGAAGGGCAGTGCTGGGAAGCCTTTCAGTTTATTGCCCACCATCGCCTGAATAACCTGACGGTCTTTGTTGACTGGAATAAGCAACAGCTGGACGGCACACTGGACGACATCATCTGTGCCTTCAACCTGGAAGAGAAGTTCCGCGCCTTTGGTTTTGATGTCGTTACCGTGAAAGGGGACGATGTTCCTGGGCTGCTGGCGGTGGTACAGCCGGTTCTGGCTAGCGATGCCCGCCCACGGGTGGTGATTCTTGACAGCATTAAAGGTCAGGGTGTGCCGTATCTTGAGCAGCTCAGCAATTCGCACCATCTGCGACTGACGGAGGAGAGCAAAGCCGCGCTCAACGAGACGATTCGTCAACTGGAGGCCTCACATGATTAAGGTTATACCGGCAGGGCAAAAAGATGCGATAGAGATGCGTAAGGTATACGCCGGGTTTGTTGCTAAACAGATTGAAGCGGGAAGTCCGATTATTGCGCTCGAAGCGGATCTGATGAGCTCTATGGCGATGGACGGCGTGGCGCGGGATTACCCACAGCATGTTATTAACTGCGGCATCATGGAGGCGAACGTCATCGGCACGGCGGCGGGGCTGTCGCTCACCGGGCGCAAGCCATTCGTCCACACCTTTACCGCTTTTGCCAGCCGTCGCTGTTTTGACCAGCTGTTTATGTCTCTGGACTACCAGCGTAACAACGTGAAGGTGATCGCTTCCGATGCGGGGGTCACGGCCTGTCATAACGGCGGGACGCATATGTCGTTTGAGGATATGGGGATCGTACGTGGCCTGGCGCATTCGGTGGTGCTGGAAGTGACTGATGCGGTGATGTTTGAAGATATACTGCGCCAGCTTGTCGATCTCGACGGCTTTTATTGGGTACGCACCATCCGCAAACAGGCACAGAGCGTTTATGCCCCTGGCTCAACCTTTACCATCGGCAAGGGCAACGTGTTGCGTGAAGGCACAGATATCACCCTGATTGCCAACGGTATTATGGTGGCAGAGGCGCTGGAAGCGGCGCGACAGCTTGAGCAGGAGGGGGGGAGCGCGGCGGTCATTGATATGTTTACCCTCAAGCCAATCGACAGAATGCTGGTGAAAAACTATGCCGAGAAAACCAGACGCATTGTGACCTGTGAAAACCACAGTATCCATAACGGACTTGGATCGGCGGTGGCGGAGGTGCTGGCCGAGACCTGCCCGGTACCGATGCGTCGTGTGGGGGTGAAGGAGCGTTATGGTCAGGTTGGGACGCAGGATTATCTGCAGAAGGAGTATGGCCTGACTGCGCATGACATTGTGTCAGCGGCGCGCGAGTTGCTGTAAATAAAAAAGGCGACCGTGTGGTCGCCTTTCTTGCCGGATGGCGCTTCGCTTATCCGGCCTACAAAACCGTAGGCCCGGTGGCGCTTCGCTTATCCGGCCTACAAAACCGTAGGCCCGGTGGCGCTTCGCTTATCCGGCCTACAAAACCGTAGGCCCGGTGGTGCTTCGCTTATCCGGCCTATAAAACCGTAGGCCCGGTGGCGCTTCGCTTATCCGGCCTATAAAACCGTAGGCCCGGTGGCGCTTCGCTTATCCGGCCTACAAAACCGTAGGCCCGGTAAGCGCTAGCGCCACCGGGCTTTTTACTTACTGCTGCTGTGAAGACTGAATCGCGGTCAGAGCGATGGTGTAGACGATATCGTCTACCAGCGCGCCACGAGACAGGTCGTTGACCGGCTTACGCATACCCTGCAGCATTGGCCCGATGGAGATCAGGTCAGCAGAACGCTGTACGGCTTTGTAAGTGGTGTTACCGGTGTTCAGATCCGGGAAGATGAACACGGTAGCGCGACCTGCAACCGGCGAGTTTGGCGCTTTGGATTTCGCTACGTCAGCCATAACCGCTGCGTCGTACTGCAGCGGGCCGTCGATCATCAGGTCAGGACGTTTTTCCTGCGCCAGACGAGTCGCTTCACGAACTTTCTCGACGTCGCTACCGGCACCAGAATTACCGGTGGAGTAGGAGAGCATCGCTACGCGCGGCTCAATACCGAAAGCAATGGCGGAATCGGCGGACTGAATCGCGATTTCAGCCAGCTGTTCTGCGGTCGGATCCGGGTTGATTGCGCAGTCGCCGTAAACGTAAACCTGTTCCGGCAACAGCATGAAGAACACGGAAGAAACCAGAGAGCTACCCGGTGCCGTTTTGATCAACTGCAGCGGCGGACGGATGGTGTTGGCGGTGGTGTGAACCGCGCCGGAAACCAGGCCGTCGACTTCGTCTTGTTCCAGCATCAGCGTACCGAGAACCACGTTGTCTTCCAGCTGCTCACGGGCAACCGCTTCGGTCATCCCTTTGCTCTTACGCAGTTCGACCAGACGAGCGACATAGCTTTCGCGCACCACTTCCGGATCGACAATTTCGATACCCGCACCCAGCTCGACGCCTTGCGCGGCAGCAACGCGGTTGATCTCATCCGGGTTACCCAGCAGGACACAGGTCGCAATACCACGCTCTGCGCAGATCGCCGCGGCTTTAACGGTACGCGGCTCGTCACCTTCCGGCAGAACAACGCGTTTACCGGCTTTGCGCGCCAGCTCGGTCAACTGGTAGCGGAAGGCTGGTGGAGACAGACGGCGGCTACGTTCGGAGGTCGCGGTCAGAGACTCGATCCAGTCAGCGTTGATGTAGCTGGCGACGTATTCCTGAACTTTCTCAATGCGCTCGTGATCGTCAACCGGAACTTCCAGGTTGAAGCTCTGCAGGCTCAGGGAGGTCTGCCAGGTGTTGGTGTTCACCATAAAGACCGGCAGGCCGGTCGCGAATGCACGTTCGCACAGCTTGCTGACGCGCGGGTCCATTTCGTAAGCTCCGGTCAGCAGTAGCGCGCCGATTTCAACGCCGTTCATGGCGGCGAGGCAGGCAGCGACCAGAACATCAGGACGGTCTGCGGAAGTCACCAGCAGGGAACCTGCACGGAAATGCTCCAGCATGTGCGGGATGCTGCGCGCGCAGAAGGTGACAGACTTCACGCGGCGGGTGTTGATGTCACCTTCATTGATGATGGTAGCATTCAGGTGGCGTGCCATATCGATAGCACGCGTTGCAATCAGATCGAAGCTCCACGGCACCGCGCCCAGAACCGGCAGAGTGCTGCCATTCTGCAGCTGAGCCGGATCGATCTTCACGACTTTCGCTTTGGAAGAGTCATCGAAGATTTCCGACAGATCGGGACGGGTACGCCCCTGTTCGTCGACCGGTGCGTTCAGTTTGTTGACGATAACACCGGTAATGTTGGTGTTTTTCGCGCCGCCGAAGCTGTTGCGGGTCAGCTCGATACGTTCGTTCAGCTGTTCCTGGGTGTCGGTACCCTGAGACATCACGAAGACGATTTCCGCGTTCAGCGTTTTAGCGATTTCGAAGTTCAGAGACTGAGCAAACTGGTGTTTACGGGTCGGGACCAGACCTTCTACCAGCACCACTTCAGCATCCTGAGTCGCGGCGTGATAGTTGGCGATAATCTCTTCCATCAGCACGTCTTTCTGGTCGCCAGACAGCAGCGACTCGACGTGGCTCATCTTCAGCGGCTCAGCGGCCGGAAGGCTTGAATTAGCACGAACGATGGTGGTCGTCTGGTCCGGCGCATCGCCGCCTGCACGCGGTTGGGCGATAGGTTTAAAGACGCTCAGACGAACGCCTTTGCGTTCCATTGCACGGATAACACCGAGGCTGACGCTGGTCAGGCCAACGCTGGTTCCGGTAGGGATCAGCATGATTATACGGGACACGATATATCCTCTTTCGTTACCGCCAGTATCAGGCGGGAGACAAAACTGCACCACCAGCTGCCCGTCATATTTCAAGTTGCATGTGCGTTGGTTTTCCTGGTTCACCCCAGTCACGTACTACCTGTACGTGACTGGGGATTCTCTGCGTCGCCGCCTTCCTGCCACTCGAATTATTTAGGGTTTCGCTGGCGGTGTGGAATCAGGCAGTCAGACGATTGGCGTCTTGCGCGATAACCAGCTCTTCGTTGGTCGGGATGACCAGAGCCGGGCGGGTGCCTTCTTTGTTGATGAAGCCAGACTTGCCGAAACGGGCAGCCAGGTTACGCTCGTGATCAACTTCGAAGCCCAGCACGCCCAGTTTGCCCAGAGACAGTTCACGAACCATGGCGGCGTTTTCACCGATACCGCCGGTGAAGATAACGGCATCCAGACGACCGTCCATCAGCGCGGTGTAGGAACCGATGTACTTGGCCAGACGATGGCAGTAAACGTCCATTGCACGTTTAGCATCGGCTTTATCGGTGTAGTTGTCTTCAACATAACGACAGTCGCTGGTGACTTCGGTCAGGCCCAGCAGGCCAGACTCTTTGGTCAGCATTTTGTTGATAGCATCAACGCTCATGCCCAGGGAGTCGTGCAGGTGGAAGATGATAGCCGGGTCGATGTCGCCAGAGCGAGTCCCCATGACCAGACCTTCCAGCGGGGTCAGCCCCATTGAGGTGTCAACGCATTTACCGTTGCGGATAGCGGAAACAGAACCACCGTTGCCCAGATGGCAGGTGATGATGTTCAGCTCTTCAACCGGTTTGTTCAGGACCTTAGCCGCTTCCTGAGTCACGTAGAAGTGGCTGGTGCCGTGCGCGCCGTAGCGACGTACGCCGTGCTCTTTGTACAGGCTGTACGGCAGGGCATACAGATAGGATTCTTCCGGCATAGTCTGATGGAACGCGGTGTCGAACACGGCTACGTTCTTCTCTTTCAGATGCGGGAATGATTTCAGCGCTTCAGCAATACCGATCAGGTGAGCCGGGTTGTGCAGCGGAGCGAAAGAGGCGGAATCTTTGATGCCCTGGATAACGGAATCATCAATGACCACGGAACTGGTGTATTTTTCACCGCCGTGAACGATACGGTGGCCGATTGCGGTCAGCTGAGCAGACAGTTCTGGTTTTTGTGCCAGAATAGTGTTAACGATAAAGTTAAGCGCTTCACTGTGAGCGGCGCCAGCGCCTAAATCTGCTTCGTGTTTGCTGCCGTCCATTTTCCACTTAATACGCGCTTCAGGAAGATGGAAACATTCAGCTAAACCAGACAGATATTCGTCACCGTTGACGGCATCAAGGATAGCAAATTTCAGTGAGGAGCTACCGCAGTTCAGAACCAGTACTAACTTACTCGACATGGAAGTACCTTTTATGATACGTGGCTAAAAAAACGTCAGTGTGTCACAAAGCGTAGCGCAGGATGACGCCGACATTTATGATTAACATCATGCCTTGTTCTGTTTTCGGGCACGATGGGAGAAGTACATTTGATTTTATGCCATTTTGCATAATTTTCAGCCAATGGCAGAATGTGCGATAATTTGACTCACCTGGTCAAAGGGTCTATCGCCCTTTCAGGCGGGCACAGGATACCTGATTGCCGCAGCCATTGCCAAAATGTTTTGAACGTTGTCATGCACAGTTGGTGTTTTGCACGAATTTTTTAAGTTTTATATTTAAAGTTGAGGTAAAGCCATGTCGACCCCCGATAATCGTCCCGTCAGCTTCTTTAGCTTGTTCCGTCGCGGGCAGCACTACGCAAAGACCTGGCCTTTGGACAAACGCCTCGCTCCGGTATTTATTGAAAACCGCATTATTCGCGCAACCCGTTACGCTATCCGCATCATGCCGCCGATCGCGGTCTTTACGCTGTGCTGGCAAATCGCGCTGGGTGGGCAACTGGGGCCGGCGGTGGCGACCGCGCTGTTTGCCTTGAGTTTGCCGATGCAGGGATTATGGTGGCTGGGTAAGCGTTCGGTGACGCCACTGCCGCCGTCGATACTGAACTGGTTTTATGAAGTGCGCGGCAAATTGCAGGAGGCGGGACAGGCGCTGGCGCCGGTCGATGGCAAGCCGGATTATCAGGCCTTAGCTGACACGCTTAAGCGCGCCTTCAAACAACTGGATAAAACTTTCCTTGATGATTTGTAATTCACTAAGGAAAACGCATATAAAAGAAGGCGCATAATTAATGCGCCTTCTTTTTTCACGCCGTAAAGTGCTACAGGAGTCAAAACATGGAAATGACCAATGCGCAGCGTCTGATTTTATCTAATCAGTACAAGATGATGACGATGCTCGACCCGGACAACGCTGAACGTTATCGCCGTCTACAGACCATCATCGAGCGTGGATACGGATTGCAAATGCGCGAACTGGATCGCGAGTTTGGCCAACTGACGGAAGAAACCTGCCGTACCATCATTGATATTATGGAAATGTATCATGCGCTGCATGTCTCCTGGACGAACCTGAAGGATGCA contains:
- a CDS encoding YfbU family protein; the protein is MEMTNAQRLILSNQYKMMTMLDPDNAERYRRLQTIIERGYGLQMRELDREFGQLTEETCRTIIDIMEMYHALHVSWTNLKDAGEIDERRVTFLGFDVATEARFLGYVRFIVNVEGRYSHFDAGTHGFNSQTPMWDKYQRMLSAWHVCPRQYHLSSNEINQIINA
- the yfbV gene encoding terminus macrodomain insulation protein YfbV; protein product: MSTPDNRPVSFFSLFRRGQHYAKTWPLDKRLAPVFIENRIIRATRYAIRIMPPIAVFTLCWQIALGGQLGPAVATALFALSLPMQGLWWLGKRSVTPLPPSILNWFYEVRGKLQEAGQALAPVDGKPDYQALADTLKRAFKQLDKTFLDDL